The following DNA comes from Agromyces mangrovi.
CGAGGCCGACCCCGACTGGAGCGCACTCGCCGCCGAGCACGGCTTCGCCGACCAGTCGCACCTCATCCGCGTGTTCCGCCGCGCCACCGGGTTCACCCCGCGCCGGTACCACCGCATCGTGCGCGAGTACGGGCCCGAGGCGGCGCGATTCGTGCCCATCGCGGCATCCGCCTGACCGGCGGCGCTCCGGCCCAGCCCTGATGCGCGCGGGCGTCCAGCCGCTACCGTGGCGGCATGGCCCCTCGTTCGCGAGGTCCACGCCTCGCAGCGATCGCCGCGGCGATCGTCCTGACCGGGATCGCACTCGCCGGATGCGCCGATCCCGTGGTCACCGACGTCTTCGAGACCGACACCGCGTCGCCGAGCGCGACCGCGCAGCCGACGGAGACGCCGCTCGAGACGGACGACGCCGGCGTCACGATCGCACTGCCGGGGCTGCCCGTCGGCGGGGACGGCATCGCCACCGACGCCGGCGGCGCCTGGTGCGTGTCGCTCTTCTGGAACGACACCCTCCCCGAGGGCGTGTCGCTCATGGTCGACGAGGTCGTGGTCGATCCCGAGACTCCGGCGACGGTGGTGGCCGGCGGATGCGGCGAGCTCGACGCCTGCCTCGACGCGACGATCGCGCAGCCGGGCGACGGGTGTGCCGTGGTGTTCACCCCCGATCACCCGGCCGCCGAGGTGCTGCGGTTCCGACTCGACGGCACGCTCGCGTGCGACGACCAGGCAGCGTGCGACGCTGCCGGGGTGGTGCCCGACGAGGAGTGGAACGAGGTCGAACGCCCGGAGGGCACGAGCGGGAGCGACGGGTGACCGAGGCGAGCGAGCGGGCAGGGTCAGTGGCGACGGATGCCTCCCCACCGATGCTGCAGCGCATCTGGAGCGTGGTCGGCAACGTCATCGCGCCCGCGACCCTCATCGGCGCCGTGCTGTTCTACTTCGGCTACGTGTCGTCACGCGCGCAGTTCCGCTACTTCGGCGTCGACGTCGACGTGCTCGGCTTCAGCACGCAGGAGTTCATCATGCGCAGCCCGCAGCCGCTGCTCGTGCCGATGCTCGCCCTGCTGCTGCTCTCGGCCCTGCTCGCCGCGGTGCACGTGCTGCTGCGCCGCCGGTTCGCCGGCCGCGACGACCCGCGCCTGCGCACCGCGATCCGCTCACTCCGGATCGTCGGCATCGCGCTCCTGGTCGCCGCGGTGCTGCTGCTCGCGGCGTATCCGCTGATCGGCGGCTGGCCGTACTACCCGCTGGCCACGCCGCTCGTGCTGGGCGTCGGCGCGGGACTGCTCGGCTATGCGGTGGCGTGGGACCAGCGGCATCCGCTCGCCCCGAAGACTGCACCGACGGATGCCCCCGAAGCCACCCCGACCGCCCCGCGACCGCGCGGCCGGGCCGTCGTGGTGCTGCTCGGCGCCGTGGTCGTCGTGACCGTGTTCTGGGCGACCGCGACGCTCGCCGAGTGGTCGGGTCGCGGCCAGGCCAAGGCGCTCGCGCGCGACCTCGGCAGCCTGCCCGCGATCGTGCTCGACCTCGGCGAACCGCTCGCCCCGGGCGACCCGGTCGTGCGCGAGGAGGCGCTGCCCGCGGGCGAGGGCGACGCGTACCGCTACCGGTACCGTGGCCTGCGGCTGCTCGTGGTGGGGGAGGACCGGCTGTTCCTCGTGCCCGCCGAGTGGACGCCCAGCGGATCGACCTACGTCGTGCCGTTCGACGACTCGGCGCGCGTGCGGTTCCGCTTCGTCAACGATCCGCCGTGACCCGCCGGGGCCGGCACGCGCGCCGAGCGCCCGCATCCGCTCAACAGCCCCGCGTGCCCTTCGACGCGAGCACCAGCGTGGCGTCGCCCGCGTCCTTCACCTCGAAGCGCACGGGCCCGTAGCCGTCGGCGCACCCCATGTCGATGCCGCCGTCGCGCGCGGTGCGGATCACCACGCCGAGGCGCCACGCCTCGCTCGCGATCAGGTCGGCCATGCGGCCGGTGTCGGCGCCGATCGCGATCCATGCGCAGCCCCAGCCGTGCCCCGACTCGAGGAGGTGGCCGTCGAGCACGAAGTCCGGCGGCATCCACGATTCGGAGCACTCGCGGTCCTCGATCGCCGCGGCGGGGCCGCCCGCGCTTCCCGCCCACGTGCACCCGCCGGCGCCGACCGCGACCAGGAGCGCGATCGCCGCGCCGACCGCCGGCGCGCGACCCGCTGAGAGGGTGTGGCGCATCCCGATCCCCCTGTCCCCTCCGTCGCGGATGAGGTGATCCGATACCTCCAAGGGTACGCCGGTGCGGTGTCGAGGGATCCGAGCGGGTCGCCCCCGGGCGACCGGCGAATATGCTGAGCGGATGCTCGTCGCGACGGACCTCGACGGCACGCTGGTGCCGAACGCGGGCGACGTCGTTCCCGCGTACACCGCGAGCGTGCTGCGCCGACTGGACGCCGCGGGCATCCCGGTGGTGTTCGTGACCGGCCGGCCGCTGCGCCGCATGGAGGCGTTCTGGCCGCACGTCGGCGCGCACGGGCTCGCGGTCGTCTCGAACGGCGCCGTCACGTTCGACGTGGCCGAGCGGCGCATCGTCGCGCTGTCCGGCATCGATCCGGCGCCCGGCCTCGCGCTGGTCGACGACATCGCCGCCGCCGTGCCGGGTTCGTGGTTCGCGGTCGAGTGCGACGACGGCGTGCGACTCGACCCCGAGTACGTGCAGACCTATACGTCGGGGCCGGTGCCGCGCGGGCCGCTGCCGGAGGTGTGGGACCGCGCGGCGGTGAAGGTGCTCGTGCGGCATCCCGAGGTGCCTCCCGTCGAGCTGCAGGAGCGGGTGTCGGATGCCGTCGGCCGGCGCGCGACGGTGACCTGGTCGGTCTCCGGGCTCGTCGAGATCAGCGCGGCCGGGGTCACCAAGGCGAGCGCCCTCGCGGACCTCTGCTCGCGGATGGGCATCGCGGCCACCGAGGTGACCGCGTTCGGCGACATGCCGAACGACCTGGCCATGCTCGGCTGGGCGGGCACGGCGGTCGCGGTCGCCGACGCGCACGAGAGCGTGCTCGCGGCCGCCGACCGCGTGGCCTTGTCGTGCCACGAGGAGGGCGTCGCGCGGGTGCTCGAGGAGCTGCTCGAGGGCGCGTGACGCGCGACGGTGGCCGGCGATATGGTGCGTCAATGACGACGGATGCTGCGCTGCTCGACTGGCTCCTCGACTCCGACCCCGCGCTGCGCTGGCAGGTCGAACGCGACCTCGCGGGTGCGCCGCCCGAGGTGTGGGAGGCGACGCGGGCTCGCGTGGCGACGGAGGGGTTCGGGGCGGAGCTGCTCTCGCACCAGGACCCCGACGGCCAGTGGGCCGGCGGCGCGTACTTCCCTGCCGGGTTCTTCGGCAGCCCGGAGGCCGACGAGCCCGGTCAGCCGTGGGTCGCGACGACGTGGTCGCTGAAGGACCTGCGCGAGTTCGGCGTCGAGGCGTCGGAACTCGACGGCACCGCCGAGCGGCTCGCCGCCAACAGCCGGTGGGAGTACGAGGACCTGCCGTACTGGGGCGGCGAGGTCGACGTGTGCATCAACTCGTTCACGCTCGCGAACGGCGCCTGGCTGGGGGTCGACATGTCGGGGCTCGCCCGCTGGTTCGTCGACCACCGGCTCGCCGACGGCGGCTGGAACTGCGAGGCTGAGGAGGGGGACTCGGTGCGGTCGTCGTTCCACTCCACGTTGAATGCCCTGCGCGGCATGCTCGCCTACGAGCGCATCACGGGCGACGAGTCGCTGCGGGAGGCGCGGCACGGCGGGGAGGAGTACCTGCTGACCCGGCGGCTGATGTACCGCGAGTCGACGGGCGAGCAGGTCGGGCCGTTCACGACCGAGTTCCTGTATCCGAACCGGTGGCGGTACAGCGCGCTCGCCGCGCTCGACCACTTCCGCGACGCCGCGGAGCTGGAGGGTCGCGGGCCGGACCCGCGCATGGCCGACGCCATCGACGCGGTGCGCGCCGCCCGGCGGCCTGACGGCACGTGGCTCCAGTCGAAGCGGCTGGCGGGTCGCACGTGGTTCGACATCGACGTGCCCGAGGGCGAGCCGTCGAAGTGGCTCACGCTCATCGGCACCCGCGTGCTCGACTGGTGGGACGCGACGGTCGTCTAGCTGCCCGAACCGCCGAGCCGCTGGGCGGCGACCCGCCGAATCGCACGCCGCTCGGGCTCGCTGTCGCAGGTCGCGAGCGCCCGGTCGAACGCCTCGCGCGCGGCATCCGCTCGCCCCGTCTGTGCCAGCATGTCGGCACGTGCCAGATGGAAGTAGTGGTAGTGGTCGAGGTCGGATGCCACCGACTCGAGCAGTTCGAGACCCGCATCGCCGCCCTCGGCGAGGAACGCGGCGACCGCCTCGTTGAGGGTCACGACGGGCGACGGCTCCAACGTGCCGAGCACGGCATACAACCTGCGGATGGTCGCCCAGTCGGTCTCCTCGAACGTGGCTGCGTCGGCGTGCGCGGCGGCGATGGCCGCCTGGAGCG
Coding sequences within:
- a CDS encoding HAD-IIB family hydrolase, which translates into the protein MLVATDLDGTLVPNAGDVVPAYTASVLRRLDAAGIPVVFVTGRPLRRMEAFWPHVGAHGLAVVSNGAVTFDVAERRIVALSGIDPAPGLALVDDIAAAVPGSWFAVECDDGVRLDPEYVQTYTSGPVPRGPLPEVWDRAAVKVLVRHPEVPPVELQERVSDAVGRRATVTWSVSGLVEISAAGVTKASALADLCSRMGIAATEVTAFGDMPNDLAMLGWAGTAVAVADAHESVLAAADRVALSCHEEGVARVLEELLEGA
- a CDS encoding squalene cyclase, whose amino-acid sequence is MTTDAALLDWLLDSDPALRWQVERDLAGAPPEVWEATRARVATEGFGAELLSHQDPDGQWAGGAYFPAGFFGSPEADEPGQPWVATTWSLKDLREFGVEASELDGTAERLAANSRWEYEDLPYWGGEVDVCINSFTLANGAWLGVDMSGLARWFVDHRLADGGWNCEAEEGDSVRSSFHSTLNALRGMLAYERITGDESLREARHGGEEYLLTRRLMYRESTGEQVGPFTTEFLYPNRWRYSALAALDHFRDAAELEGRGPDPRMADAIDAVRAARRPDGTWLQSKRLAGRTWFDIDVPEGEPSKWLTLIGTRVLDWWDATVV